In the Micromonospora narathiwatensis genome, one interval contains:
- a CDS encoding GroES family chaperonin: protein MTVDQNLDSGLPIRLLHDRVLVRTEGPDGERRSTAGIVIPATAAVGKRLAWATAVGVGPNVRSIVSGDRVLFDPDDRSEVELHGRAYVLLRERDVHAVAAERVENESTGSTGLYL from the coding sequence GTGACCGTCGACCAGAACCTCGACTCCGGCCTGCCGATCCGTCTGCTGCACGACCGCGTGCTGGTACGGACGGAGGGCCCCGACGGTGAACGCCGGTCCACCGCCGGCATCGTGATCCCGGCCACAGCGGCGGTGGGCAAGCGGCTGGCCTGGGCGACCGCGGTGGGCGTGGGCCCGAACGTGCGCTCCATCGTCTCCGGGGACCGGGTGCTCTTCGATCCCGACGACCGCTCCGAGGTCGAACTGCACGGCCGGGCGTACGTCCTGCTGCGCGAGCGCGACGTGCACGCGGTCGCCGCCGAGCGGGTGGAGAACGAGTCCACCGGCTCGACCGGCCTCTACCTGTAG
- a CDS encoding aminotransferase class V-fold PLP-dependent enzyme gives MTVTLVPAPLTLSAPPAPHRPDPLAVLGVPGEINLDHAASAPCARAAADAVAELLPWYASVHRGAGALSRRCTLAYERARQTVADFLGARPDDHVVFTRNTTDAVNLLARALPAGTTVVTFAGEHHANLLPWPRGSVRLPVPAGPAEAVRALDAALRELRRAGRSATGAGPDLPVLVAVTGASNVTGERWPVAELARVARRHDARILVDAAQLAPHAPVDLAALDVDYLALSGHKLYAPFGAGVLVGRGDWLDAAPPYLAGGGATSHVGTATHDVRWTTGPARHEAGTPNLLGAVALAAVCAALGEADRDALHAREQALLTRLRSGIAALPHVVELRTFGPDAPRVGIVSFVVAGRDSAEVAAELAAAHRIGVRDGLFCAHPLARRLLAEAAARSGRRDLPPTALRASLGLGTTAAEVDALVAALARLT, from the coding sequence ATGACCGTCACCCTCGTACCCGCCCCGCTCACGCTCTCCGCGCCGCCGGCGCCGCACCGTCCGGACCCGCTCGCCGTGCTCGGCGTACCGGGGGAGATCAACCTGGACCACGCCGCCAGCGCGCCGTGCGCGCGGGCCGCGGCCGACGCGGTGGCCGAGCTGCTGCCCTGGTACGCGAGCGTGCACCGCGGCGCCGGGGCGCTGTCGCGGCGCTGCACCCTGGCCTACGAGCGGGCGCGGCAGACGGTGGCCGACTTCCTCGGCGCCCGCCCCGACGACCACGTGGTCTTCACCCGGAACACCACCGACGCGGTCAACCTGCTCGCCCGGGCGCTGCCCGCCGGCACCACCGTGGTCACCTTCGCCGGCGAGCACCACGCCAACCTGCTGCCCTGGCCGCGCGGCTCGGTCCGGCTCCCGGTGCCGGCCGGTCCCGCCGAGGCGGTACGCGCCCTCGACGCCGCCCTGCGCGAGCTGCGCCGGGCCGGCCGGTCGGCCACCGGCGCGGGACCCGACCTGCCGGTGCTGGTCGCGGTGACCGGCGCGAGCAACGTGACCGGCGAACGCTGGCCGGTGGCCGAGCTGGCCCGGGTGGCCCGCCGGCACGACGCCCGGATCCTGGTGGACGCCGCGCAGCTCGCCCCGCACGCCCCGGTCGACCTGGCCGCGCTGGACGTGGACTACCTGGCGCTCTCCGGCCACAAGCTGTACGCCCCGTTCGGCGCCGGCGTGCTGGTCGGGCGCGGGGACTGGCTGGATGCCGCCCCGCCGTACCTGGCCGGCGGCGGTGCGACCAGTCACGTCGGTACGGCCACCCACGACGTGCGCTGGACCACCGGGCCGGCGCGGCACGAGGCCGGCACCCCGAACCTGCTCGGCGCGGTGGCGCTCGCCGCGGTCTGCGCCGCGCTCGGCGAGGCGGACCGGGACGCGCTGCACGCCCGCGAGCAGGCGCTGCTGACCCGGCTGCGGAGCGGGATCGCCGCCCTGCCGCACGTGGTGGAGCTGCGTACCTTCGGGCCGGACGCGCCCCGGGTGGGCATCGTCTCGTTCGTGGTCGCCGGCCGGGACTCCGCCGAGGTCGCCGCCGAGTTGGCCGCGGCGCACCGGATCGGGGTCCGGGACGGCCTCTTCTGCGCCCACCCGTTGGCCCGGCGACTGCTGGCCGAGGCGGCGGCGCGCAGCGGGCGGCGTGACCTGCCCCCGACCGCGCTGCGGGCCAGCCTCGGCCTCGGCACCACCGCCGCCGAGGTGGACGCGCTCGTCGCCGCCCTCGCCCGCCTGACCTGA
- a CDS encoding FUSC family protein, which produces MARDRRPSFLRRTRLREGLVDVDSARIAEAMDELRHRGRATWHDRWHRVRTASGLAVQAGLAAALAYLVSHRLLGNPQPVFAPISAVGTLAASVGQRFRRTVELIVGVAIGVLIGDGLILGLGTGAWQLGVVVTAAILLSIFAGASVAVVIQAAATAVLIVTLSPSTKNLEIPRFIDAAVGGSIALLVTAILLPLNPLRVINRAARPALELLAGQLDICAEALRTRDREAAQRALHRLRENKEELAEFSEAIEGAKETITISPARWHRRNELTHYAEAADPIDRAMRNSGTLIRRSVTLIEDEEPVPEPMPAAVAHLAESVRLLRHEFAVGEEPQQARERSLRAVSEAGRAYAEGVGFSGSVVIAQVRTTASDLMVASGIEQEEANRLVRQAFGEREQRGGGRTEQTPAPRPPTAPPVG; this is translated from the coding sequence ATTGCCCGGGACCGACGACCATCGTTCCTGCGGCGGACCCGGCTGCGCGAGGGGCTGGTCGACGTCGACTCGGCCCGGATCGCCGAGGCGATGGATGAGCTGCGGCACCGGGGTCGAGCCACCTGGCACGACCGGTGGCACCGGGTGCGTACCGCCAGCGGTCTCGCCGTCCAGGCGGGCCTCGCCGCCGCCCTGGCCTATCTGGTCTCCCACCGGCTGCTCGGCAACCCGCAACCGGTCTTCGCCCCGATCTCCGCGGTGGGCACCCTGGCCGCCTCCGTCGGCCAGCGGTTCCGCCGGACCGTGGAGCTGATCGTCGGGGTGGCGATCGGGGTGTTGATCGGCGACGGCCTGATCCTCGGGCTCGGGACCGGCGCATGGCAGTTGGGCGTGGTGGTGACCGCGGCGATCCTGTTGAGCATCTTCGCCGGGGCGAGCGTGGCGGTCGTGATCCAGGCCGCGGCCACCGCCGTGCTGATCGTGACCCTCAGCCCGTCCACCAAGAACCTGGAGATCCCCCGCTTCATCGACGCGGCCGTGGGCGGCTCGATCGCGTTGCTGGTGACCGCAATCCTGCTGCCGCTCAATCCGCTACGGGTGATCAACCGGGCCGCCCGGCCGGCGTTGGAACTGCTCGCCGGGCAGCTCGACATCTGCGCCGAGGCGCTGCGTACCCGGGACCGCGAGGCGGCGCAGCGGGCGCTGCATCGGCTCCGGGAGAACAAGGAGGAGCTGGCCGAGTTCTCGGAGGCGATCGAGGGCGCCAAGGAGACCATCACCATCTCGCCGGCCCGCTGGCACCGGCGCAACGAGCTGACCCACTACGCCGAGGCGGCCGACCCGATCGACCGGGCGATGCGCAACAGCGGCACGCTGATCCGCCGCTCGGTCACCCTGATCGAGGACGAGGAACCCGTTCCCGAACCGATGCCCGCCGCCGTCGCCCACCTCGCCGAGTCGGTACGCCTGCTCCGGCACGAGTTCGCCGTCGGGGAGGAGCCCCAGCAGGCCCGGGAGCGGTCGCTGCGCGCGGTCAGCGAGGCCGGCCGGGCGTACGCCGAGGGGGTCGGCTTCTCCGGCAGCGTGGTGATCGCGCAGGTCCGTACCACGGCGAGCGACCTGATGGTGGCCTCCGGAATCGAGCAGGAGGAGGCGAACCGGCTGGTCCGGCAGGCGTTCGGCGAGCGGGAGCAGCGCGGTGGCGGCAGGACCGAGCAGACCCCCGCCCCCAGGCCACCCACGGCACCCCCCGTCGGTTGA
- a CDS encoding PPK2 family polyphosphate kinase — protein sequence MSGVDEAVRPEGGAMRELLRVTPGAGPVDLAGVDPRSTPGLPSVAGSRPKEWARKQVGLLGAELGRQQEMLYASAKAATGAQAPASAPSQAGAYLAGGRPRRVLLVLQAMDCGGKDGTIKRVAGAMNPLGLHIRSFGPPTEEELRHDFLWRIRRALPPPGYVGIFNRSHYEDVLIGRVESLVDEATWRGRYDAMNAFERELADNSVTLLKVMLHISYAEQGERLAERLTDPTKHWKYNPSDLDTRARWDDYQAAYAEALRRCDTDAAPWFVVPADRKWYRDWAVAQLLRETFDALDLGYPAADFDVERERLRLRSESRRMKVNGG from the coding sequence ATGAGCGGAGTCGATGAGGCGGTGCGCCCCGAGGGCGGCGCGATGCGGGAACTGCTCCGGGTGACGCCGGGCGCCGGACCGGTGGACCTGGCGGGCGTCGATCCGCGGTCGACGCCGGGGCTGCCCTCGGTGGCCGGGAGCCGGCCCAAGGAGTGGGCGCGCAAGCAGGTCGGGCTGCTCGGCGCGGAACTCGGCCGCCAGCAGGAGATGCTGTACGCGTCGGCGAAGGCCGCCACCGGTGCGCAGGCGCCGGCCAGCGCCCCGAGCCAGGCCGGCGCGTACCTGGCGGGTGGTCGCCCGCGCCGGGTGCTGCTGGTGCTCCAGGCGATGGACTGCGGCGGCAAGGACGGCACGATCAAGCGGGTGGCCGGCGCGATGAACCCGCTCGGGCTGCACATCCGTTCGTTCGGGCCGCCGACCGAGGAGGAGCTGCGGCACGACTTCCTCTGGCGGATCCGGCGCGCCCTGCCGCCGCCCGGATACGTCGGGATCTTCAACCGCTCCCACTACGAGGACGTGCTGATCGGCCGGGTCGAGTCGCTGGTCGACGAGGCCACCTGGCGGGGCCGCTATGACGCCATGAACGCGTTCGAGCGGGAGTTGGCGGACAACTCGGTCACCCTGCTGAAGGTGATGCTGCACATCTCGTACGCCGAGCAGGGCGAGCGGCTGGCGGAACGGCTCACCGACCCGACGAAGCACTGGAAGTACAACCCGAGCGACCTGGACACCCGGGCCCGCTGGGACGACTACCAGGCCGCGTACGCCGAGGCGCTGCGGCGGTGCGACACGGACGCCGCGCCCTGGTTCGTGGTGCCGGCCGACCGGAAGTGGTACCGCGACTGGGCGGTGGCCCAGTTGCTGCGGGAGACGTTCGACGCGCTCGATCTGGGGTATCCGGCCGCGGATTTCGACGTGGAGCGGGAGCGTCTGCGGTTGCGGAGCGAGAGCCGGAGGATGAAGGTAAACGGCGGGTGA
- the sigJ gene encoding RNA polymerase sigma factor SigJ, with protein sequence MVDLAAEFEAERGHLLAVAHRMLGSRSEAEDAVQETWLRYAKALADPADRAQIRDLRGWLTTTCSRICLDVLRSARVRREAYPGQWLPEPVVTDVPAVDGFAPDPAERAVRAEQLGTALLVVLERLTPEQRVAFVLHDVFAVPFGTVADVLGTTPVAARQLASRARRAVAGPDSPRHTADLAEQQRVLTAFVAAVESGELDGLVQVLAPDVVMIGDGGGHVPAARRPVVGAVAVARFLLGLFGQAARHGGRLVARPVLVDGALGWQAETVYRGQPLRMVTSFAVHDGRVTGVFNQVNPEKVARLAGLGADADWPPRW encoded by the coding sequence ATGGTGGATCTGGCGGCGGAGTTCGAGGCGGAACGGGGGCACCTGCTGGCGGTCGCGCACCGGATGCTGGGCAGCCGGAGCGAGGCCGAGGACGCGGTGCAGGAGACCTGGCTGCGGTACGCGAAGGCGCTCGCCGACCCCGCCGACCGCGCCCAGATCCGCGATCTGCGCGGCTGGCTGACCACCACCTGCTCGCGGATCTGCCTGGACGTGCTCCGCTCCGCCCGGGTACGCCGCGAGGCGTACCCCGGTCAGTGGCTGCCGGAGCCGGTGGTGACCGACGTGCCCGCGGTGGACGGCTTCGCCCCCGACCCGGCCGAGCGGGCCGTCCGGGCCGAACAGCTCGGCACCGCCCTGCTGGTGGTGCTGGAGCGGCTGACCCCGGAGCAGCGGGTGGCGTTCGTGCTGCACGACGTCTTCGCCGTGCCCTTCGGCACCGTCGCCGACGTGCTCGGCACCACCCCTGTCGCAGCCCGGCAGCTCGCCTCCCGGGCCCGCCGGGCGGTGGCCGGGCCGGACAGCCCACGGCACACCGCCGACCTGGCCGAGCAGCAGCGGGTGCTCACCGCGTTCGTGGCCGCGGTGGAGTCCGGGGAGCTGGACGGGCTGGTCCAGGTGCTCGCCCCGGACGTGGTGATGATCGGCGACGGCGGCGGGCACGTCCCGGCGGCCCGCCGGCCGGTGGTCGGCGCCGTCGCCGTGGCCCGCTTCCTCCTCGGCCTCTTCGGCCAGGCCGCCCGGCACGGCGGCCGGCTGGTGGCCCGGCCCGTGCTGGTCGACGGCGCACTGGGCTGGCAGGCGGAGACGGTGTACCGGGGGCAGCCGCTTCGCATGGTCACCTCGTTCGCCGTGCACGACGGCCGGGTCACCGGGGTGTTCAACCAGGTCAACCCGGAGAAGGTGGCCCGCCTGGCCGGGCTCGGGGCGGACGCCGACTGGCCGCCGCGCTGGTAG
- a CDS encoding AI-2E family transporter codes for MRGRLRRAYESGRASSRARRVEPAAAPEQSDVAPSGPAAPGPATTGPATTAGRESSTPLHPSTASRDDADVPHALRIGAAWSWRLIAIGIVAWALLRIVGTIRIVIIPLAIALLLSALLAPAVGWLLKARFPRSLATGVVLVGGLVAVIGTLTLVVNEFIRGVPELSEKSSQGVRQIQDWLKTGPLHVSDSQLNRYIDEAQTWITGNSKTFTTSALSATATLAEVLTGTILVLFATFFFLRDGNKIWRFLVRLLPVAARWKVDDAGRASWSTLGAYVRATVLVAFIDAVGIGIFLVVFNVPFAFPLAALVFLGAFIPIVGAALSGGVAVLVALVDSGPVTALIILGAVIGVQQVEGHVLQPLIMGRAVAIHPLAVIIGIAAGVVLAGITGALVAVPLIAVLNTAIRRLAARTVPDTPPDAVVVASQAP; via the coding sequence ATGCGTGGACGGCTCCGCCGCGCGTACGAGTCCGGCCGCGCGTCGTCCCGGGCCCGCCGGGTCGAACCCGCGGCGGCGCCGGAGCAGTCCGACGTCGCCCCGTCGGGTCCGGCGGCCCCCGGTCCGGCGACCACGGGACCGGCGACCACGGCCGGCCGGGAATCCTCGACCCCCCTGCACCCGTCGACCGCCAGCCGGGACGACGCGGACGTGCCGCACGCGCTGCGGATCGGCGCCGCCTGGTCCTGGCGGTTGATCGCGATCGGCATCGTGGCCTGGGCGCTGCTCAGGATCGTCGGCACCATCCGCATCGTGATCATCCCGTTGGCGATCGCGCTGCTGCTCTCCGCGCTGCTCGCCCCGGCGGTCGGCTGGCTGCTCAAGGCCCGCTTCCCGCGGTCGCTGGCGACCGGTGTCGTGCTGGTCGGCGGCCTGGTCGCGGTGATCGGCACGCTCACCCTGGTGGTGAACGAGTTCATCCGGGGCGTGCCCGAGCTGAGCGAGAAGTCGTCGCAGGGCGTACGGCAGATCCAGGACTGGCTCAAGACCGGTCCGCTGCACGTGTCGGACAGCCAGCTCAACCGCTACATCGACGAGGCGCAGACCTGGATCACCGGCAACTCCAAGACCTTCACCACCAGCGCGCTCTCCGCCACGGCGACCCTGGCCGAGGTGCTGACCGGCACCATTCTGGTGCTCTTCGCGACGTTCTTCTTCCTGCGCGACGGCAACAAGATCTGGCGTTTCCTGGTCCGGCTGCTGCCGGTGGCCGCCCGGTGGAAGGTCGACGACGCCGGCCGGGCCTCCTGGTCGACGCTGGGCGCGTACGTGCGGGCCACCGTGCTGGTCGCCTTCATCGATGCCGTCGGCATCGGCATCTTCCTGGTCGTCTTCAACGTCCCGTTCGCGTTCCCGCTGGCCGCGTTGGTCTTCCTGGGGGCGTTCATCCCGATCGTCGGGGCGGCGCTCTCCGGCGGGGTGGCCGTGCTGGTCGCGCTCGTCGACAGCGGCCCGGTGACCGCCTTGATCATTCTCGGCGCGGTGATCGGGGTGCAGCAGGTGGAGGGGCACGTGCTCCAGCCGTTGATCATGGGCCGGGCGGTGGCCATCCACCCGCTCGCCGTGATCATCGGGATCGCGGCCGGGGTGGTCCTCGCCGGCATCACCGGAGCGCTCGTCGCGGTGCCGCTGATCGCGGTGCTCAACACCGCGATCCGCCGGCTCGCCGCCCGGACCGTGCCGGACACTCCGCCGGACGCCGTAGTGGTCGCCTCTCAGGCCCCCTGA
- a CDS encoding DUF402 domain-containing protein — protein MPSDVVRVIYRKYDGSAHRDYPARRLAEDDLGVWLGVPAGTESVYHGRPSVEQIPFVLLVPRHGWWTGMFNPPPRTSEVYCDITTPARWEGGGTVHLIDLDLDVVRRRETGIVELRDEDEFAEHRVRFGYPDDVVAEAEAAARRLLDALGDGTEPFATSYRKWLALVV, from the coding sequence ATGCCGAGCGATGTGGTCCGCGTGATCTACCGCAAGTACGACGGCAGCGCCCACCGCGACTACCCGGCCCGCCGGCTCGCCGAGGACGACCTCGGCGTGTGGCTCGGCGTGCCGGCCGGCACCGAATCGGTCTACCACGGGCGGCCCTCGGTCGAGCAGATCCCGTTCGTGCTGCTGGTGCCCCGGCACGGCTGGTGGACGGGGATGTTCAACCCGCCGCCGCGGACCAGCGAGGTCTACTGCGACATCACCACCCCGGCCCGGTGGGAGGGTGGGGGCACGGTCCACCTGATCGACCTCGACCTGGACGTGGTGCGCCGCCGGGAGACCGGCATCGTCGAGCTGCGCGACGAGGACGAGTTCGCCGAGCACCGGGTGCGCTTCGGCTACCCGGACGACGTGGTCGCCGAGGCGGAGGCCGCCGCCCGCCGGCTCCTCGACGCGCTGGGCGACGGCACCGAGCCGTTCGCCACGTCGTACCGGAAGTGGCTGGCCCTGGTGGTCTGA
- a CDS encoding ATP-dependent DNA helicase, giving the protein MTLPRTATGPAVGKKRRGSRPSGGELLAAAVGAVPGGAARPGQQQMAEAIEQSISSGEHLLVQAGTGTGKSLAYLTPALTVDGPVVISTATLALQSQLVDHDLPRLADAVEPLLRRRPTFAVLKGRHHYLCLARLDSSTEEEPEDTLFDAPRPGGGTKWLGEAGRLGKQIQRLRDWAEKTATGDRDELDPGVDDQVWRTVSMPARECVGATRCPFGQECFAEASRARAREADIVVTNHSLLAVDMLAGRHIVPPHKLLIVDEAHELADRVSSAAQAELVPELIDRSARRARPLLRPELADRLTEAGDALAVGLAEAPAGRLTAGLPPALREACTLLDGATRAALESIGDIKSDDPDPVRKQQAKAVLDELSSTAQRLLEEADHDVAWVEKPENASRRALVVAPLSVAGTLATHLYDERTVVVTSATLALGGRFDTVARALGLDAPPPAPPSPAAAALATTAAAGRPRPVAADAESPRTAAGTAPATEGSGWRSLDVGSPFDYARQGILYVAAHLPRPSVSGLPDAAGEELLALVGALGGRTLGLFSSRRAAQQAAELLRARTDLPVLLQGEEALPLLVRRFRAERESCLFGVMSLWQGVDVPGDACQLVVIDRLPFPRPDEPLAAARAAAVDAGGGSGFAAVSVPIAAVRLAQGVGRLIRATGDRGVVAVLDSRLETARGYGPFLRRSLPPFWYTTRPDVARGALERLSRS; this is encoded by the coding sequence GTGACCCTGCCCCGTACCGCCACCGGTCCCGCCGTCGGAAAGAAACGCCGGGGCAGCCGGCCCAGCGGCGGCGAACTGCTGGCCGCGGCGGTCGGTGCGGTCCCCGGCGGTGCGGCCCGCCCCGGCCAGCAGCAGATGGCCGAGGCGATCGAGCAGAGCATCAGCTCCGGCGAGCACCTCCTGGTCCAGGCCGGCACGGGCACCGGCAAGTCGCTGGCGTACCTGACCCCGGCGCTGACCGTGGACGGCCCGGTGGTGATCTCCACCGCCACCCTCGCGTTGCAGTCCCAACTGGTCGATCACGACCTGCCCCGGCTGGCCGACGCGGTGGAGCCGCTGCTCCGCCGTCGGCCGACCTTCGCGGTGCTGAAGGGCCGGCACCACTACCTGTGCCTGGCCCGGCTGGACAGCTCCACCGAGGAGGAACCGGAGGACACCCTCTTCGACGCGCCCCGGCCCGGCGGTGGCACCAAATGGCTCGGCGAGGCGGGTCGGCTCGGCAAGCAGATCCAGCGGCTGCGCGACTGGGCGGAGAAGACCGCCACCGGCGACCGGGACGAGCTGGACCCGGGCGTCGACGACCAGGTGTGGCGGACCGTCTCGATGCCGGCGCGGGAGTGCGTCGGCGCGACCCGCTGCCCGTTCGGGCAGGAGTGCTTCGCCGAGGCGTCGCGGGCCCGGGCCCGCGAGGCCGACATCGTCGTCACCAACCACAGCCTGCTCGCCGTCGACATGCTCGCCGGCCGGCACATCGTGCCGCCGCACAAGCTGCTCATCGTCGACGAGGCGCACGAGCTGGCCGACCGGGTCTCCTCGGCGGCCCAGGCCGAGCTGGTACCGGAGCTGATCGACCGATCCGCCCGCCGGGCCCGGCCGCTGCTCCGCCCGGAGCTGGCCGACCGGCTCACCGAGGCCGGCGACGCCCTCGCGGTGGGGCTGGCCGAGGCGCCGGCCGGGCGGCTCACCGCCGGGCTGCCACCCGCGCTACGGGAGGCGTGCACGCTGCTGGACGGTGCCACCCGGGCCGCGTTGGAGTCGATCGGCGACATCAAGTCCGACGACCCGGACCCGGTCCGCAAGCAGCAGGCCAAGGCGGTGCTGGACGAACTCTCCAGCACCGCGCAGCGGCTGCTGGAGGAGGCGGACCACGACGTGGCCTGGGTGGAGAAGCCGGAGAACGCCAGCCGCCGCGCCCTGGTCGTCGCGCCGCTCTCCGTCGCCGGCACCCTCGCCACCCACCTGTACGACGAGCGCACGGTGGTCGTCACCTCGGCCACCCTGGCGCTGGGCGGGCGCTTCGACACGGTCGCCCGCGCGCTGGGGCTGGACGCGCCGCCGCCCGCCCCGCCGTCCCCGGCCGCCGCCGCGCTGGCCACCACGGCCGCCGCCGGTCGGCCCCGACCCGTGGCCGCCGACGCCGAGAGCCCGCGAACCGCGGCCGGCACGGCACCGGCCACCGAGGGGTCCGGTTGGCGTTCGCTCGACGTCGGCTCGCCGTTCGACTACGCCCGGCAGGGCATCCTGTACGTCGCCGCGCACCTGCCCCGCCCCAGCGTCTCCGGGCTGCCCGACGCGGCCGGCGAGGAGCTGCTGGCGCTGGTCGGGGCGCTCGGTGGACGTACCCTCGGGCTCTTCTCCTCGCGGCGGGCCGCGCAGCAGGCGGCGGAGCTGCTCCGCGCGCGGACCGACCTGCCGGTGCTGCTCCAGGGCGAGGAGGCACTGCCGCTGCTGGTGCGCCGGTTCCGGGCGGAACGGGAGAGCTGCCTGTTCGGGGTGATGTCGCTCTGGCAGGGGGTGGACGTGCCGGGTGACGCCTGCCAGCTCGTGGTGATCGACCGGCTGCCGTTCCCCCGGCCGGACGAGCCCCTCGCCGCGGCGCGGGCGGCGGCGGTGGACGCCGGCGGCGGCTCCGGTTTCGCGGCGGTCAGCGTGCCGATCGCCGCGGTCCGGCTGGCCCAGGGTGTCGGCCGGCTGATCCGGGCCACCGGCGACCGGGGGGTGGTGGCGGTGCTCGACTCCCGGTTGGAGACCGCCCGCGGCTACGGGCCGTTCCTGCGCCGCTCGCTGCCGCCGTTCTGGTACACCACCCGGCCCGACGTGGCCCGGGGCGCGCTGGAACGGCTCAGCCGCTCCTGA
- a CDS encoding PrsW family intramembrane metalloprotease yields MRPDQRGTGDYADAMADTPPGGPPPPPVPALPPPGSSTPRMPVRRLDWRRVLVFVGVLLVIAVGAVFILYRLGSDLGPEALLVGVVAAILPVPVLVACFLWLDRYEPEPLPYLIFCFVWGAFVATSIALLVNEGSAGLFKHWGLPTALTAVLVAPFIEELTKAAAPILLLIFRRREFSGITDGLVYCGLSAIGFAMVENILYLGGYGYRAGVEEYGPATGAQQVIAIFIVRILLFGFAHPLFTSMTGVGLGIAARTADRRVRVLAPIAGLLVAMMLHGTWNLLPSLAASTGQPLIALYGYIGVMVPIFFAMVGLAVWLRAWEGRLTERTLPDYVRAGWLTPPEVAALGSLGRRHAARTWARRVAGEGGVQAMRGYQFAATRLALLRDGMRRGLDRTSAERERTAREERELLDSIGAYRAFFVGRDPQAPVGVWDGRHYHLRFPDGSRRAVEAPDEPVVPIPVVLAPPPPPAYPAGYGPPGWYGPHQAAPWPGA; encoded by the coding sequence ATGCGGCCGGACCAGCGCGGCACGGGTGACTACGCTGACGCCATGGCCGACACCCCGCCCGGCGGACCCCCGCCGCCGCCCGTGCCCGCCCTCCCACCGCCGGGGTCGTCGACTCCCCGGATGCCGGTGCGCCGCCTCGACTGGCGGCGCGTCCTGGTGTTCGTCGGTGTGCTGCTGGTGATCGCCGTGGGCGCGGTCTTCATCCTCTACCGGCTCGGCTCCGACCTCGGCCCGGAGGCACTGCTGGTCGGGGTGGTCGCGGCGATCCTGCCGGTGCCGGTGCTCGTGGCCTGCTTCCTCTGGCTGGACCGGTACGAACCGGAGCCGCTGCCGTATCTGATCTTCTGCTTCGTCTGGGGCGCGTTCGTCGCGACGTCGATCGCGTTGCTGGTCAACGAGGGCTCGGCCGGCCTGTTCAAGCACTGGGGGCTGCCCACGGCGCTGACCGCCGTGCTGGTCGCCCCGTTCATCGAGGAGCTGACCAAGGCGGCCGCCCCGATCCTGCTGCTGATCTTCCGCCGCCGGGAGTTCTCCGGGATCACCGACGGGCTGGTCTACTGCGGGCTCTCCGCGATCGGCTTCGCCATGGTGGAGAACATCCTCTACCTGGGCGGGTACGGCTACCGCGCCGGTGTCGAGGAGTACGGCCCGGCGACCGGCGCCCAACAGGTGATCGCCATTTTCATCGTCCGGATCCTGCTCTTCGGCTTCGCCCACCCGCTGTTCACGTCGATGACCGGGGTGGGGCTGGGCATCGCCGCCCGTACGGCCGACCGGCGGGTCCGCGTCCTCGCCCCGATCGCCGGCCTGCTGGTGGCGATGATGCTGCACGGCACCTGGAACCTGCTGCCCTCGCTGGCCGCCAGCACCGGCCAGCCGCTGATCGCCCTGTACGGCTACATCGGCGTGATGGTGCCGATCTTCTTCGCGATGGTGGGGCTGGCGGTCTGGCTGCGCGCCTGGGAGGGGCGGCTCACCGAACGCACCCTGCCGGACTACGTCCGGGCCGGCTGGCTCACCCCGCCGGAGGTGGCGGCCCTGGGCAGCCTCGGCCGGCGGCACGCCGCGCGTACCTGGGCCCGGCGGGTGGCCGGCGAGGGCGGTGTGCAGGCGATGCGGGGCTACCAGTTCGCCGCGACCCGGCTGGCGCTGCTGCGCGACGGCATGCGCCGGGGGCTGGACCGGACATCGGCCGAACGGGAACGGACGGCGCGGGAGGAGCGGGAGTTGCTGGACTCGATCGGCGCGTACCGGGCGTTCTTCGTGGGCCGGGACCCGCAGGCGCCGGTCGGCGTCTGGGACGGGCGGCACTACCACCTGCGGTTCCCGGACGGGTCGCGGCGCGCAGTCGAGGCCCCGGACGAGCCGGTGGTGCCGATCCCGGTGGTGCTGGCCCCGCCGCCGCCCCCGGCCTACCCGGCCGGCTACGGCCCACCCGGCTGGTACGGCCCCCACCAGGCCGCGCCCTGGCCCGGCGCCTGA